Proteins from one Mycobacterium sp. HUMS_12744610 genomic window:
- a CDS encoding enoyl-CoA hydratase/isomerase family protein yields the protein MPEYDYEKMKKEAEQYIKFEKDKKNRIAYITFNRPEELNSTTLGMRQNYADLIHKCNVDDDVKVVVIRGEGQDFGSGGDLPEQRGMLENPGMPLLHELAINDEDVKYPPGGSYRYLSTVTDFYAKARAGNRPLQELRKISIIEAKGYCYGWHFYQAGDADLVVASDDALFGHPAFRYVGWGPRLWWWAETMGLRKFSEMLFTGRPFSAKEMYECGFVNSVVPRDKLEDETLKYAMACSRSRPTDTVAVQKTFLELYKQHKGEYFGSLLTGMVEGMLPMIANDAEEVDLTAGTFEKGLNNVVKDNDMNFPPEWRLSRSGRQKP from the coding sequence ATGCCGGAATACGACTACGAAAAGATGAAGAAGGAAGCCGAGCAGTACATCAAGTTCGAGAAGGACAAGAAGAACCGGATCGCATACATCACGTTCAATCGCCCCGAAGAGCTCAACTCGACCACCTTGGGCATGCGGCAGAACTACGCCGACCTGATCCACAAGTGCAACGTGGACGACGACGTCAAGGTCGTGGTGATCCGCGGCGAGGGACAGGATTTCGGTAGCGGCGGAGACCTGCCGGAACAGCGCGGAATGCTGGAAAACCCCGGCATGCCGCTGCTGCACGAACTGGCCATCAACGACGAGGACGTCAAGTACCCGCCGGGCGGGTCGTATCGCTACCTGTCCACTGTTACCGACTTCTACGCCAAGGCCCGCGCCGGCAACCGGCCGCTGCAGGAGCTGCGCAAGATCAGCATCATCGAGGCCAAGGGCTACTGCTATGGCTGGCACTTCTACCAGGCCGGCGACGCCGACCTGGTGGTGGCCTCCGACGACGCGCTGTTCGGGCACCCCGCGTTCCGCTACGTGGGTTGGGGCCCCCGGCTGTGGTGGTGGGCCGAGACGATGGGCCTGCGCAAGTTCTCCGAGATGCTGTTCACCGGCAGGCCGTTCAGCGCCAAGGAGATGTACGAGTGCGGCTTCGTCAACAGCGTGGTGCCCCGGGACAAGCTCGAGGACGAGACGCTGAAGTACGCGATGGCGTGCTCGCGCTCCCGTCCGACCGACACCGTCGCCGTGCAGAAGACGTTCCTGGAGCTCTACAAGCAGCACAAGGGCGAGTACTTCGGCAGCCTGCTCACCGGGATGGTGGAGGGGATGCTGCCGATGATCGCCAACGACGCGGAAGAGGTCGACCTGACCGCGGGCACCTTCGAGAAGGGCCTGAACAACGTGGTCAAGGACAACGACATGAACTTCCCGCCGGAGTGGCGCCTGAGCCGCTCGGGGCGCCAGAAGCCCTGA
- a CDS encoding CaiB/BaiF CoA transferase family protein codes for MSALSGLRVVELADSVAGEYCGKLLADFGAEVIKVEPPGCGSRTRAMAPVIGAGPEGSGLFAYLNTNKQSVVLDTGRVDRLIGTADAVIEDRATDWSARYPGVVFCSITPFGSGMPTEFDNAKSINVFHASGWGYHTPSHADPGKPPLQGPGRFLADYEAGLDAALCIAASLFGRLHTGRGEAIDISQQAVLVSRADCILGRLVTGEVPAEGDRGDYDQAGPASFFACADGFVYLYMTSRAHWTGVKQLLGQPDWLDAFDDDWLEFSVTADKVAEFQRGFSAWVRHLGKDDAADAAQRLGVPLVPVNGAADLHRSPQYRHRHFFQRVHHPVLGDAEYPTVPYALGASPAVITTAAPLLGQHTASVLERLDAPRPGPAVRSAQPKPSRASRGGPLAGVRVVELTKVWAGPYAGKLLALLGAEVIKVETAGSPEEMRAYGGTDINHAPFFLSINPEILSVDLDIKSAEGMARLRELIACSDVVVNNLRPGAMERQRLGYRELAAIKPDIISVSIKMWGNEGPLGHQTGYAPCFAALAGIASLVGYPGGPPLGTSMRYGDSTVGAAAAYAAVVALLHREFSGEGQFVDVSAVETLSTMIGDSLVAQTLTGNPLGPMGNRHPDMCPHGCYPCSDGGWVAVAVAGDAEWRRLCAVLDATALAGDPRYATTAARQRHAEALDAALTDLTRLHDAEGLAHRLRAAGVPATKSATALDVIADQGLWDRELYRFVSDHREGQRPIVGASWRLARSPALVARGAPDLGEDTDYVLGAILGAGSRTGGADRT; via the coding sequence ATGTCGGCGCTGAGCGGTCTCCGCGTCGTCGAACTGGCCGACTCCGTCGCGGGCGAGTACTGCGGAAAGCTGTTGGCCGACTTCGGCGCCGAGGTGATCAAGGTCGAACCCCCCGGGTGCGGCAGTCGCACCCGGGCGATGGCCCCCGTCATCGGCGCCGGCCCCGAGGGCAGCGGGCTCTTCGCCTACCTCAACACCAACAAGCAGTCCGTCGTGCTGGACACCGGGCGGGTAGACCGGCTCATCGGCACCGCCGACGCGGTGATCGAGGACCGCGCCACCGACTGGTCCGCGCGGTATCCGGGCGTGGTGTTCTGCTCGATCACCCCGTTCGGCAGCGGGATGCCCACCGAATTCGACAACGCCAAGAGCATCAACGTCTTTCACGCCAGCGGCTGGGGGTATCACACCCCCAGCCATGCCGACCCCGGCAAGCCGCCGCTGCAGGGACCCGGCCGCTTCCTGGCCGACTACGAAGCGGGGCTGGACGCGGCGCTGTGCATCGCGGCGTCGCTGTTCGGCCGACTGCACACCGGGCGGGGGGAGGCCATCGACATCTCGCAGCAGGCGGTGCTGGTGTCGCGGGCCGACTGCATCCTGGGGCGGCTCGTCACCGGGGAGGTGCCGGCCGAAGGCGACCGCGGTGACTACGACCAGGCGGGGCCGGCATCGTTTTTCGCCTGCGCCGACGGCTTCGTCTACCTCTACATGACCAGTCGTGCCCACTGGACCGGCGTGAAACAGCTGCTGGGCCAACCGGACTGGCTCGACGCCTTCGACGACGACTGGCTGGAGTTCTCCGTCACCGCGGACAAGGTCGCCGAGTTCCAGCGGGGCTTCTCCGCCTGGGTACGGCATCTGGGCAAAGACGACGCGGCCGATGCGGCCCAGCGGCTGGGCGTCCCGCTGGTCCCGGTCAACGGCGCCGCGGATCTGCACCGCTCACCGCAGTACCGCCACCGCCACTTCTTCCAGCGAGTGCACCACCCCGTGCTGGGCGACGCCGAATACCCGACCGTGCCGTACGCGCTGGGCGCCTCGCCGGCGGTCATCACCACCGCAGCGCCGCTGCTGGGCCAGCACACCGCCTCGGTGCTCGAGCGCCTGGATGCGCCGCGCCCGGGTCCGGCGGTCCGGTCGGCCCAGCCCAAACCGTCTCGGGCGTCCCGTGGCGGCCCGCTGGCGGGGGTGCGCGTCGTCGAGCTCACCAAGGTGTGGGCGGGCCCCTACGCGGGAAAGCTGCTGGCGCTGCTGGGCGCCGAGGTGATCAAGGTCGAAACCGCGGGCAGCCCGGAGGAGATGCGCGCCTACGGCGGCACCGACATCAACCACGCGCCCTTCTTCCTGAGCATCAACCCGGAGATCCTCAGCGTCGACCTGGACATCAAGTCGGCCGAGGGCATGGCGCGCCTGCGCGAGCTGATCGCATGCAGCGACGTCGTCGTCAACAACCTGCGCCCGGGCGCGATGGAACGTCAGCGCCTGGGGTACCGGGAGCTCGCGGCGATCAAGCCCGACATCATCTCGGTGTCGATCAAGATGTGGGGCAACGAGGGGCCGCTGGGTCATCAGACCGGCTACGCCCCCTGCTTCGCCGCCCTGGCCGGGATCGCCTCGCTGGTCGGCTATCCCGGCGGCCCGCCGCTGGGAACGAGCATGCGCTACGGGGACTCCACCGTCGGTGCGGCCGCCGCCTACGCCGCCGTCGTGGCGTTGCTGCACCGCGAGTTCAGCGGGGAAGGCCAGTTCGTCGACGTGTCGGCGGTGGAGACCCTGTCCACGATGATCGGGGACAGCCTGGTGGCGCAAACCCTCACCGGAAATCCGCTCGGTCCCATGGGTAATCGCCACCCCGACATGTGCCCCCACGGCTGTTACCCCTGCTCGGACGGCGGCTGGGTCGCCGTGGCCGTCGCCGGTGACGCCGAATGGCGGCGGTTGTGCGCGGTGCTCGACGCCACCGCGCTGGCCGGCGATCCCCGCTACGCCACGACCGCCGCGCGGCAGCGCCACGCCGAAGCGCTCGACGCCGCCCTGACAGACCTGACCCGGCTCCACGACGCCGAAGGGCTCGCGCACCGGCTGCGGGCGGCGGGGGTCCCGGCGACCAAGAGCGCCACCGCGCTCGACGTGATCGCCGACCAGGGGCTCTGGGACCGCGAACTGTATCGCTTCGTCAGCGATCACCGCGAGGGGCAGCGCCCGATCGTGGGAGCCTCGTGGCGCCTGGCGCGGTCTCCGGCCCTGGTCGCCCGTGGCGCGCCGGACCTGGGCGAGGACACCGATTACGTGCTCGGAGCGATACTGGGCGCCGGGTCGCGAACCGGAGGGGCGGACAGAACATGA
- a CDS encoding SDR family NAD(P)-dependent oxidoreductase, which translates to MTTTLAGTAALVTGASSGIGAATARSLAAQGAAVALVARRGDRLAELQNEIESAGGTALVVPADVTDADQVADAVRRTVAELGRIDILVNNAGMMQSGPAAEAPLQDWDAMVSVNVRGVLYATRAALPHLIDAAADSPRGVADLVTISSTAGWVARPGTAVYSLTKFGVNAFSEGIRQELIGQHVRVGVVGPGTVDTEIFDHLAASSREAFERRTAGMVKLRPDDIADAVLYMVTRDRRVAVNHMLVRAAEQTW; encoded by the coding sequence ATGACAACGACACTCGCGGGCACCGCGGCCCTGGTCACCGGTGCCAGCAGCGGGATCGGCGCCGCGACCGCGAGGTCGCTGGCCGCCCAGGGCGCCGCGGTGGCCCTGGTCGCGCGCCGCGGCGACCGGCTGGCCGAGCTGCAGAACGAGATCGAATCCGCGGGCGGTACGGCGCTGGTCGTGCCCGCCGACGTCACCGACGCCGATCAGGTCGCGGACGCGGTGCGACGCACGGTCGCCGAGCTGGGACGGATCGACATCCTGGTCAACAATGCCGGCATGATGCAGTCCGGGCCCGCAGCCGAGGCGCCGCTGCAGGACTGGGACGCGATGGTCTCGGTCAACGTGCGGGGCGTCCTGTACGCCACTCGTGCGGCGCTGCCGCACCTGATCGACGCGGCCGCCGACTCGCCGCGCGGCGTCGCCGACCTGGTGACCATCAGCTCCACCGCCGGCTGGGTGGCCCGGCCGGGAACGGCGGTGTATTCGCTCACCAAGTTCGGGGTCAACGCCTTCAGCGAGGGCATCCGACAGGAGTTGATCGGCCAGCACGTCCGCGTCGGCGTGGTGGGCCCGGGAACGGTGGACACCGAGATCTTCGACCACCTGGCCGCGTCGTCGCGGGAGGCGTTCGAGCGCCGGACCGCCGGCATGGTCAAATTGCGGCCCGACGACATCGCCGACGCGGTGCTCTACATGGTCACCCGCGACCGCCGAGTTGCCGTCAACCACATGCTGGTTCGTGCGGCCGAACAAACCTGGTGA
- a CDS encoding DUF4189 domain-containing protein has protein sequence MFKLSASAVITAFCAVAVAAPAHADGDYIVMAGSDSTHTFETTVGGSLASLDHVEAYALNQCATRHGATDCRILVAGEGGCVALSDDGPKLLGAWGATREDAIAAVVAKVGRPGATADNAYCVGDPGLGGGPSGGSFWTTQ, from the coding sequence GTGTTCAAGCTCAGTGCGTCCGCAGTAATTACCGCTTTCTGTGCCGTCGCAGTGGCAGCACCGGCGCATGCCGATGGCGACTACATCGTGATGGCGGGATCGGACTCCACCCACACCTTCGAAACCACGGTGGGCGGTAGCCTTGCCAGCCTGGACCATGTCGAGGCGTATGCGTTGAACCAGTGCGCCACACGCCACGGCGCGACCGACTGCCGCATCCTTGTCGCGGGCGAGGGCGGGTGCGTGGCCCTCTCCGATGACGGTCCGAAGTTGCTCGGCGCCTGGGGCGCCACCCGTGAGGATGCCATCGCCGCGGTGGTGGCCAAGGTAGGGCGGCCGGGGGCGACCGCGGACAACGCTTACTGCGTCGGCGACCCGGGCCTCGGCGGCGGCCCATCCGGAGGTTCGTTCTGGACCACACAGTAG
- a CDS encoding helix-turn-helix domain-containing protein yields the protein MSEANSGGDRSHRRPKRFLSPSQKYEIWLQLVRQEVTIAEAAANHQVDRTTIMRIRTIAKEGALAALAAAKPGAAARQRDYELDAAKAENARLSEALKEMAVRLTLVEGKGRWG from the coding sequence ATGTCCGAAGCAAACTCTGGTGGCGACCGCTCGCACCGTCGCCCGAAGCGGTTCTTGAGCCCGTCGCAGAAGTACGAGATATGGCTGCAGCTGGTACGCCAGGAGGTGACGATCGCCGAGGCCGCCGCCAACCATCAGGTGGATCGCACGACGATCATGCGCATCCGCACGATCGCCAAGGAAGGTGCGCTGGCCGCGCTGGCGGCAGCCAAGCCAGGCGCGGCGGCCCGCCAACGCGACTACGAACTCGATGCCGCCAAGGCCGAGAACGCGCGGCTGTCCGAGGCACTCAAGGAGATGGCCGTGCGGCTGACGTTGGTCGAGGGAAAAGGGCGCTGGGGCTAA
- a CDS encoding transposase, with protein sequence MATKTALLGLLDQAVDEGWTLRQACHALELGELRAHRWIARRAIGQLVDKIPGGSPMHGLLDEEVSEILALFDQWGETDRSHRKLAHRGSYLGRVWVSPSSVRRVLFLADKHFRPLPKPGRSQRKPFPDWVDYKPNSIWIYDTTHFTRAGMAVLIIQDLVSRKWITEVVSAEETSTQVEIGFTDALDIEGLLQAVERRADGLVDIGIDDQARPILLAVSDNGPQMTSGSTREFMAMSAIAQHFGRPGTPTDQAWIESFNGHLKAEFPHLLAIEDPATLRAELAVTRQFWNGVRLHAGIGYVTPNDEHEGRGEAIRKARQAGLESARNRRLAWHRQQRHTQPIQDPDDVV encoded by the coding sequence GTGGCCACCAAGACGGCGCTGTTGGGCTTGCTCGACCAGGCGGTCGATGAAGGTTGGACACTGCGCCAGGCATGCCATGCGTTGGAGCTCGGCGAGCTGCGGGCACATCGCTGGATCGCTCGCCGAGCGATCGGCCAGCTGGTCGACAAGATCCCTGGTGGGTCGCCCATGCATGGGCTGCTCGACGAAGAAGTCAGCGAGATCTTGGCGTTGTTCGACCAGTGGGGCGAGACCGACCGCTCGCACCGCAAGCTTGCTCACCGCGGCTCTTATCTGGGCCGGGTATGGGTGTCACCGTCGAGTGTTCGTCGGGTCCTGTTCTTGGCGGACAAGCACTTTCGACCACTTCCCAAGCCTGGACGTTCTCAACGCAAGCCCTTCCCGGATTGGGTGGACTACAAGCCGAACTCGATCTGGATTTACGATACGACGCACTTCACCAGGGCGGGGATGGCAGTGTTGATCATTCAGGATTTGGTCTCGCGCAAGTGGATCACCGAGGTCGTCTCCGCTGAGGAAACCTCCACCCAGGTCGAGATCGGGTTCACCGACGCGCTCGACATCGAGGGACTCCTGCAGGCCGTTGAGCGACGCGCCGACGGCCTGGTCGATATCGGCATCGACGACCAGGCCCGGCCGATCCTGCTCGCGGTGTCCGATAACGGTCCCCAGATGACGTCGGGCTCGACGCGGGAGTTCATGGCCATGTCTGCGATCGCCCAGCACTTCGGACGCCCCGGAACGCCGACCGATCAAGCCTGGATCGAGAGTTTCAACGGGCACCTCAAGGCCGAGTTCCCGCACCTGCTCGCGATCGAGGACCCCGCCACCCTGCGCGCCGAACTTGCCGTCACCCGCCAATTCTGGAACGGAGTCCGGTTGCACGCCGGCATCGGCTATGTCACGCCCAACGACGAACACGAAGGACGAGGGGAGGCCATCCGCAAAGCACGCCAAGCCGGGCTCGAATCCGCCCGCAACCGCCGACTTGCCTGGCACCGCCAGCAAAGGCACACTCAACCCATACAGGATCCCGACGATGTTGTCTGA
- a CDS encoding DUF222 domain-containing protein, which translates to MSVDREELGAAFDALDADLDTLLRFDCEALTTPELLAWLGRVEKVRRRLPALEHAVINTLAHQASAEELGGKLSHAIAEATSISRPQAARRVREAADLGRVSQLVVSDAGMDYGAGQ; encoded by the coding sequence GTGAGTGTTGATCGGGAGGAGCTGGGTGCGGCGTTCGACGCCCTGGATGCCGACCTGGACACGCTGCTGAGGTTCGACTGCGAGGCGTTGACCACCCCGGAGTTGCTGGCCTGGCTGGGGCGGGTGGAAAAGGTGCGCCGGCGCCTGCCCGCCCTCGAGCATGCGGTGATCAACACCCTGGCCCATCAGGCCAGCGCGGAAGAGTTGGGCGGCAAGCTCTCCCACGCCATCGCCGAGGCCACCTCGATCTCGCGCCCCCAGGCCGCCCGCCGGGTCCGCGAGGCCGCCGACCTAGGGCGTGTCTCCCAATTGGTTGTTTCCGACGCGGGAATGGATTACGGCGCAGGCCAATAG